A stretch of DNA from Bacillota bacterium:
AAAGTATAAGGTGGAAATTGTTGAAGGATACGGCTTATCGGAAACATCTCCCGTTGTTACATCCAACCCCATGGAAGGCCCCAAAAAATTAGGTTCCATCGGTAAACCTATTCCGGGAATAGAAGTTGACATCTTCGATTACGAAGGGCGGGAAGTCCCCAAGGGGCAGGTTGGCGAAATTGTGGTACGAGGCCCCAACGTAATGGCCGGTTACTTTAATAAAGAAGATGATACCCGCTGGGCCATGCGAAACGGTTGGTTTCATACCGGCGACCTGGCCTATATGGATGAAGAAGGGTATTTATTCATCGTGGATAGAAAGAAGGACACCATTATTCGTGGCGGAGTAAACATAAACCCCAGAGAGGTAGAAGAAGTACTTTCCTCTCACCCTTGCGTATATGATACGGCAGTAGTGGGTGTCCCTGATGCCGTAATGGGCGAAGAAATAATGACCTTCGTGATGCTACGCGAGGATGAGGAACTTAAAGCAGAGGAACTTCAGGATTACTGCCGGGATAACTTGGCTAAATATAAAATTCCCAGGTATATTCGCTTCGTGGAAAACTTACCCAAAACAACGTCCGGTAAGCTTATGCGTAAGGAAATACAACGGTGGATAAGTCATAAGTAATAGAGAAAAAGGAGGCTAAAAGCCTCCTTTTTTTATGCACTCTATTATCTTAACTGGTAAGGCTTTTCTCCCACGGCGAAGGTTAGGTTAAGCAATCGACCGTTGCGATAAACAAGTAAAGTGGCCTTTTGCCCTATTTTCATCTCTTCTATGGCCTTAGCCAGCTGTTGGGCATCCTTTATTTTTTTACCGTCAAGTTCCAGAATAACATCCCTTTGCTGCAAGCCTCCCTGCTCCGCCGGGCTCCCGGGTATTACTCCCAAAATAACAACACCATCGGTACTTTGAAGGTCAAAGTACTGTGCAAGGTCTTGATCTAAATCACTCATTTGAATCCCCAGCCAGGGGTGCGAAACCTTGCCTTGATTTTTCAGCTCGTCTAATACACCCTTAACAGTATTGGTGGGAATTGCAAACCCGATACCCTGTGCCTGTGCCACAGCGGTATTGATTCCGATCACTTCACCCTTTAAATTTAATAAGGGACCACCACTATTCCCCCGATTAATGGCCGCATCAGTCTGTAATAAATTCTCATAGTGTCTGTTTTCGACTGTAATAGGGCGCTCCTTGGCACTAATTACTCCTACCGTAACGGTGTGATCAAACCCCAAGGGGTTACCGATGGCCACAACCCAGTTACCGGCTTTTACTTTACTTGAATCGCCCATTTTTAAATACGGCAGGCTGCTGGCACCCTCTATTTTTAGTACCGCCAGATCCAAGTCATAGTCAGCCCCCACCACTTTGGCATTGTACTCCTTTTCCTTACCACCAATAGTTACTTTAATGTCAGATGCTCCGGAAATTACATGCTCATTGGTAATTACCAATCCATCTTCGGAAATAATAAAGCCGGAGCCAATACCCATTTGTTTTTGTTCTCTGGGCTGCTGCCCAAAAAAGTAACGGAAAAAAGGGTCACTTGAAAACTGATCCTGGGAGCTGACAATTTTAGTGGTACTTATTTTGACCACTGCCTTCCCGGCAGTATCGACCATATTAGCAATAGCGTCCGAGCCCACGCCCGGTTTTACCTGCACTGCCCCGGCACTTCCTCCGTCCACTCCGGGGACCTTTTGGCCGGACAGGTCACCGCCTAGCAAGCAGCCACCCATAAACATAATGCCAGCTACAAAAGCTATCAGGCCAATATAAGCCAAAGAGTTCTTCTTTAGTTTCATCTCTCCCACCCTTTCTATTTCAAATCAAATGAGATGCTCATTATTTCATATTTAACACTACACACAATATAAGTCAAGTCAATATTATGTAGCCAAAGCGACCAAATCAAAAGCTCTCCATATATATGGCAAGGTATTCCTAATTAATAAAGACAAATCCCGCTTTAAAAAGCGGGAATCTTAAAACAAGTAAGATATAGAATAGATCTATCAGGATTGCGACTGGTTCTTTAATATACTGTGTTTTTGGCACCTGTAAATAAAAGTGGACCGCGTTATCCCCAGCAGTTCTGCCGCTTTACTCTGGTTACCACGACTCTTTTCCAGCGCTTTTAACAGCAGTTGTTTTTCAACTTCTTCCAGGGAAAGACCCTCCTCTGGTAAATCGATACCTATTTTCTTATCTACCTTGGCCTTTATGCCGCGAATTTCTTCCGGCAAGTGTTCGGGGTGTATTTCTTCCCCCCTGCTAATAATAGCTGCCCGCTCAATTACATTTTGAAGTTCACGTATATTACCGGGCCAATCATATCGCTTAAACAATTCCAGGGCTGCCGGAGATATCTGCTTAGACCCATAGGTGGGTTTGAGTTTATTTATGATGTGATCCACCAATAAAGACACATCCTCCCGACGCTCTCGCAGCGGTGGAATATTAATAGGCATAACATTTAACCTATAATAAAGATCTTCACGGAACTCTCCCTTTTCGATAGCTTTTTCCAATTGGCGATTTGTAGCCGCAATTACCCGTACGTCCACGGAAAGGTTTTTAGTTCCCCCAACTCGCTCAAATGACTTTTCTTGTAAAACTCGCAATAATTTAGCCTGCATACTTAAAGGAAGTTCGCCTATTTCATCAAGAAAGATAGTTCCTTTGTCAGCCAGTTCAAAACGCCCTGTTTTCCGAGAGTAAGCACCTGTAAAAGCTCCTTTTTCGTGACCGAAGAGCTCGCTTTCCAAGAGTTGCTCGGGTAGTGCTGCACAATTGACAGGTACAAAAGGACCGTTCTTGCGAGGGCTGCTCCGGTGGATAGCCACCGCAACCACTTCCTTGCCGGTCCCGCTTTCACCGGTAACAAGAACATTAACATTCGTCTGGGAAACCCGCTCAATAAGATGTACTACTTCTTGAAAAGCCTGGCTCTCACCAACCATATTGTTATATTCCTTGGTTAATTGTGACCTGAGGAAAGTAACCTCTGTTGCCAGTTGGGCAACCACTAAATTCTGCTTAATAACTAATTTTAACTCATCCAGATCAAAGGGCTTGGTAATATAGTCAACCGCCCCCATCTTCATGGCTTCAATGGCGGTTTCAATTGTTCCATGAGCGGTAAGTATAATCACAGGAAGCCTCGGATTTATTTCCAAAGCGTGTTTTAAAACCTCCAGCCCGTCCATCTCAGGCATTTTCAAGTCGAGCACCACCAGGGATGGATCTTCCTCTTGAATAATTTTAAGCCCGTCCGGCCCCCGGTTTGCAACTCGAGTCTGGTAACCCTCCTGCTGCATAGCCCGCTGCAGCGCCCAGCACATATGCTCCTCATCATCAATAATCAAAATAGTTGATGTCATCAAAAATCACCCCCGGTCTCTGCGGGTAGAGCAAATTTAACAGTAAACACAGTACCGTTCTCACTACTTTCCGCATCTATAGTGCCTTTATTTATTGTTACAATCCGGTGACTGATAGAAAGCCCCAGACCGGTACCTGTTTCCTTAGTGGTAAAAAAGGGATCAAAGATACTCTGAAGCTCTCCCTCTGGAATTCCATCCCCGGTATCAGCAAAGCAGGTGCAAACATGTCCATCATGGACAAAGGTACTGATCGTTAAGGTTCCACCTTCAGGCATGGCCTGCACAGCATTCAAAATAAGATTTACAAACACTTGTTTAATTTGTTCACCATCAACCCGAACTACCGGGAGTTGATTGGCAACAGATAACTTTAATTCAATATTATGCTGCCGAAGCATAGCCTTTGTAAATATCAGAACCTTTTCCAGCAAGGAGTTAATAGATATGCTTTCAACAACCGGTCTACTTGGTCTACCGAAATCCAAGAGTTCTTTAATAACCCTGTTTTGACGGTCCACCTGTTCATTTATTACTTCAGAGAATTCCAGAATCGCCGGCACACTGTCTTTTAATTCATGTTCCATTAATTGCGTGGATGTTTTTACAATTCCTATTGGATTACGCAATTCATGAGCTACTCCTGCCACCAAACGTCCCAACGAGGCAAGTCGTTCAGAACGCCTTAGCTCCGCCTCCAGTTTTTCTTTCTCTTCCACCGAACGGGCCATCTGGTTTATGGCACCGGCTATTTCTCCAATTTCACCATTCAGCGTGGGGATTTTTGTATGAATATCTTTTTGCATGTTATAAAGGCCGTTTTTAATGGTATTTACGCTAAAGGTTAAATTGCGAATGATAAACAAAGATCCCAGTGCACCGAAACACAGCCCGAAAAGTGCTACATATTTAATCAGTGATAAAAAATTCCGACTCTGCGCAATGATAGGGTTTAAACGTGTATCGGCCCAAATCACCGTTACCAGTTCCCCTTTGTAAACTAGTGGAGAAAGATACTCGTATGTTTCGTCATTCAAGCTTCTAGTCAACTTGGATAAAGGCTTTCCACTAGCCGCCACGGCTGTCAGACCACTTTTAGCTTCACTGAGAACCCTTTCTTCCCGCCTTTCCTGCTCCCTGGGTGTTAAATCCCTGTACTGGTGTAAAAAACCCTTAATGAAGACTTTTTTATTATCCGGGATGTACATACCAAAACGTACGCCAGGATTACTGGGTACCAGCATACTGGCGTTATTGTTAAAAGCACGCTCCAGATATTTCTCCTTCGTATCAATTTCTAACTCCTTAAATCCTTCTCCATCCAAGCTACGATGAAGATTTTCCTTCATCTTGGGAATAATAACAGAGTCCACTGTTGACTGTAGCTTATTCTCGTAATCTTGGAGCATCGCTTCCTCAGTCCGGCTTGCGTAGTACAGGTCATAAAGCATTACCAGCACGGGAATAAGCAAAAGCAATATTACAATGAACAAAAATTGGGAGCTTATACGGTGGCTTGCCAACTGTGAAAAAAGTCTGTCCATAGCTATTTCTCCCCATATAGGAAATTTAACTGTCAAATTTCAACTAACACCCTGCTTGATATCATACACCAACTTCCACAATATTTTCATAGAAAAATTCCCTATATCACTAAATACCGCAATTCTACTGTGCGCAGTAAGATGGCATACTATTTGCAAAAATAATTTAACATAAAATTAAAGTATATATAATGGACTTTGATCATTGAATGTATTATAATCGACACGAGCTTGATAAAATGCATTAAAATGTACAATGCTTAAAAGTAGTGCATTAATTCACAACTCTGTGTGAATTATATCATAAATAGTGTGGTCTTGAAACCACACTATTAAAAAAACTGATAGCGTATTATAAAAGGGGAGAGCGTTTTGCAACAGGCATTTAATGATTTTTTGGAAGATGTTTTGCACGAGGCTGTTGTGATTCTTAAGGATTATAACATTAGGGTTCGCTGCATCTCCCTGGGTAAAAAACTTGGCATTGTAGAATCTTGGAAATGTATTCAGATATCGAACACTAAAAATATATTTTATCGGATAGGTAAGACAAAACCACGCAAAGGCCCGCGTAAAGGTCAGGAATATATAGCAATCGACTTGGTCATGGACGGTTACAAGAAACAAGTATTCGTTCCTTTATTGAAGAAAAGAGAGATTATTGAAAAGAAACTAGGGGCGGCAC
This window harbors:
- a CDS encoding PDZ domain-containing protein, with amino-acid sequence MKLKKNSLAYIGLIAFVAGIMFMGGCLLGGDLSGQKVPGVDGGSAGAVQVKPGVGSDAIANMVDTAGKAVVKISTTKIVSSQDQFSSDPFFRYFFGQQPREQKQMGIGSGFIISEDGLVITNEHVISGASDIKVTIGGKEKEYNAKVVGADYDLDLAVLKIEGASSLPYLKMGDSSKVKAGNWVVAIGNPLGFDHTVTVGVISAKERPITVENRHYENLLQTDAAINRGNSGGPLLNLKGEVIGINTAVAQAQGIGFAIPTNTVKGVLDELKNQGKVSHPWLGIQMSDLDQDLAQYFDLQSTDGVVILGVIPGSPAEQGGLQQRDVILELDGKKIKDAQQLAKAIEEMKIGQKATLLVYRNGRLLNLTFAVGEKPYQLR
- a CDS encoding sigma-54-dependent Fis family transcriptional regulator, whose translation is MTSTILIIDDEEHMCWALQRAMQQEGYQTRVANRGPDGLKIIQEEDPSLVVLDLKMPEMDGLEVLKHALEINPRLPVIILTAHGTIETAIEAMKMGAVDYITKPFDLDELKLVIKQNLVVAQLATEVTFLRSQLTKEYNNMVGESQAFQEVVHLIERVSQTNVNVLVTGESGTGKEVVAVAIHRSSPRKNGPFVPVNCAALPEQLLESELFGHEKGAFTGAYSRKTGRFELADKGTIFLDEIGELPLSMQAKLLRVLQEKSFERVGGTKNLSVDVRVIAATNRQLEKAIEKGEFREDLYYRLNVMPINIPPLRERREDVSLLVDHIINKLKPTYGSKQISPAALELFKRYDWPGNIRELQNVIERAAIISRGEEIHPEHLPEEIRGIKAKVDKKIGIDLPEEGLSLEEVEKQLLLKALEKSRGNQSKAAELLGITRSTFIYRCQKHSILKNQSQS
- a CDS encoding two-component sensor histidine kinase, producing the protein MDRLFSQLASHRISSQFLFIVILLLLIPVLVMLYDLYYASRTEEAMLQDYENKLQSTVDSVIIPKMKENLHRSLDGEGFKELEIDTKEKYLERAFNNNASMLVPSNPGVRFGMYIPDNKKVFIKGFLHQYRDLTPREQERREERVLSEAKSGLTAVAASGKPLSKLTRSLNDETYEYLSPLVYKGELVTVIWADTRLNPIIAQSRNFLSLIKYVALFGLCFGALGSLFIIRNLTFSVNTIKNGLYNMQKDIHTKIPTLNGEIGEIAGAINQMARSVEEKEKLEAELRRSERLASLGRLVAGVAHELRNPIGIVKTSTQLMEHELKDSVPAILEFSEVINEQVDRQNRVIKELLDFGRPSRPVVESISINSLLEKVLIFTKAMLRQHNIELKLSVANQLPVVRVDGEQIKQVFVNLILNAVQAMPEGGTLTISTFVHDGHVCTCFADTGDGIPEGELQSIFDPFFTTKETGTGLGLSISHRIVTINKGTIDAESSENGTVFTVKFALPAETGGDF